The following are from one region of the Lacinutrix sp. Bg11-31 genome:
- a CDS encoding ABC transporter ATP-binding protein, with translation MKKKQHIQPVLEIKNLNKSFGNNHVLKGFNLKLYEGENLVIMGKSGSGKSVMIKCLVGLMAADSGSIKIHDYEIASLGRKELDVLRTEIGFLFQGSALYDSMTVRENLEFPLRRHVDEFKKDKDTDVLVKEALENVGLANAIDLMPSELSGGMQRRVALARALILKPKIILYDEPTTGLDPITAKEIIQLMRTIQKQYKTSSLIITHDVDCARVISNRMILLVDGTNYVEGTFDELSKSKDPQVQAFFKN, from the coding sequence ATGAAGAAAAAACAACACATACAACCAGTTTTGGAAATTAAAAACTTAAATAAAAGTTTTGGTAATAATCATGTGCTTAAAGGTTTTAATTTAAAATTATACGAAGGTGAGAATTTGGTAATTATGGGAAAATCTGGTTCAGGAAAATCCGTAATGATAAAATGTTTAGTGGGCTTAATGGCCGCAGATAGTGGGAGTATTAAAATTCATGATTATGAAATAGCATCATTAGGAAGAAAAGAATTAGATGTTTTAAGAACCGAAATAGGCTTTCTATTTCAAGGTAGTGCGTTGTACGATTCTATGACTGTACGTGAGAATCTTGAGTTTCCTTTACGAAGGCACGTTGATGAATTTAAAAAAGATAAAGATACAGATGTATTAGTAAAAGAAGCACTTGAAAATGTAGGATTAGCTAATGCTATAGATTTAATGCCATCAGAATTATCTGGTGGTATGCAACGTCGAGTGGCTTTGGCTAGAGCACTTATTTTAAAGCCTAAAATTATTTTGTATGATGAACCAACTACTGGGTTAGATCCAATAACTGCTAAAGAAATAATTCAATTAATGCGAACTATACAAAAACAATATAAAACGTCATCACTCATTATAACTCATGATGTTGATTGTGCTCGTGTTATTTCTAATAGGATGATTTTATTGGTTGATGGCACAAATTATGTTGAGGGTACTTTTGATGAATTATCAAAATCTAAAGATCCTCAAGTGCAAGCATTTTTTAAAAATTAA
- a CDS encoding patatin-like phospholipase family protein, protein MNVGLVLSGGGIRGVAHIGVLKALEEYNITVSHVSGTSAGAIVGSLYAAGHSWQEILQFFKNVPIFNYKKYANNKPGFIDTSKFYKDLKPFFTQDDFNTLKRKLYISTTNLLTANLETFNSGELIKPILASSAVPGIFSPVLMKDSIYIDGGILNNFPVEPLQKECSKIIGVYVNPIQDVATKDLKHSYQVLNRAYNISFNNQSMSKFNLCDLVVYPDKLKEYGLFSIKNIDAIFNIGYEEAIKVLQKNKRELID, encoded by the coding sequence ATGAATGTAGGATTAGTTTTATCTGGTGGTGGAATTAGAGGTGTCGCACATATAGGTGTATTAAAAGCATTAGAAGAATATAATATTACTGTTTCTCATGTTTCTGGAACAAGTGCAGGTGCTATTGTAGGTAGTTTATATGCTGCTGGACATTCATGGCAGGAGATTCTACAATTTTTTAAAAATGTACCAATATTTAATTATAAAAAATATGCAAATAATAAACCTGGATTTATTGATACCTCTAAATTTTATAAAGATTTAAAACCTTTTTTTACTCAAGATGATTTTAACACACTAAAACGCAAATTATATATTAGTACAACCAATTTATTAACTGCAAATTTAGAAACATTTAATTCTGGCGAACTTATAAAGCCTATTTTAGCTTCATCTGCAGTACCCGGAATTTTCTCTCCCGTTTTAATGAAGGATAGTATATACATAGATGGTGGTATTTTAAATAATTTTCCAGTAGAACCTCTACAAAAAGAGTGTTCAAAAATTATTGGCGTTTATGTTAATCCCATACAAGATGTTGCAACTAAAGATTTAAAGCACTCTTATCAAGTTTTAAATCGTGCTTATAATATTAGTTTTAACAATCAATCTATGTCAAAATTTAATCTATGCGATTTGGTGGTTTATCCAGATAAACTTAAAGAATATGGGCTATTTAGTATAAAAAATATAGATGCTATTTTTAATATTGGATACGAAGAAGCTATAAAAGTTCTTCAAAAAAATAAACGTGAATTAATAGATTAA
- a CDS encoding MlaE family ABC transporter permease, whose translation MIATRSIKEKTKVFINEIGDITYFAIRFFKELLTKPFEWKELVRQCYNIGNRSLLLVSVTGFILGLVFTLQSRPTLMEFGAESWMPSMVSISIIREIGPVIIALICAGRIGSSIGAELGSMRVTEQIDAMEVSGTNPFKYLVVTRILATTLMLPLLIIIGDAIALFGSAIIENLKGEVSYLLYFNKVFDALQFSDIIPATIKSFFFGFAIGLIGCYKGYNCSKGTVGVGEASNTAVVYSSMLLFIIDFIAVFITDIFFEI comes from the coding sequence TTGATAGCGACTCGTTCCATAAAAGAAAAAACAAAGGTTTTTATTAATGAAATAGGCGATATTACTTATTTCGCTATTCGTTTTTTTAAAGAATTATTGACTAAGCCTTTTGAATGGAAAGAGCTTGTTAGGCAGTGCTATAATATTGGAAATCGTTCATTATTATTAGTTAGCGTAACAGGATTTATTTTAGGTTTAGTATTTACATTACAGTCCAGACCTACATTAATGGAGTTTGGAGCAGAGTCTTGGATGCCTTCTATGGTAAGTATTTCTATTATTAGAGAAATAGGACCAGTAATTATTGCACTTATTTGTGCGGGTCGTATTGGTTCAAGTATAGGAGCAGAACTAGGTTCTATGCGTGTTACAGAACAAATTGATGCTATGGAAGTATCTGGCACAAACCCATTTAAATATCTAGTAGTTACCAGGATTTTAGCAACTACATTAATGTTACCGTTACTAATTATAATAGGAGATGCTATTGCTTTATTTGGCTCTGCAATTATTGAAAATTTAAAAGGGGAAGTATCTTATCTGTTATATTTTAATAAAGTATTTGATGCACTTCAATTTAGCGATATTATTCCTGCAACAATAAAATCATTCTTTTTTGGATTTGCTATTGGTTTAATAGGTTGCTACAAAGGTTATAATTGCTCTAAAGGGACTGTTGGTGTTGGAGAAGCATCTAACACAGCTGTAGTATACTCATCAATGCTGTTATTTATAATCGATTTTATTGCTGTATTTATTACAGATATATTCTTTGAAATTTAA
- a CDS encoding MlaD family protein, whose amino-acid sequence MKQTISQKIKVGTFVILGTIILVAALYFIGNKQHIFSKNIKVYSVFQNVNGLQLGNNVRYSGINIGTVSQIEMINNAQIVVQMLVEEKTGAFIKKDAIATIGSDGLVGSMVVNIIPGKKNLAVIISGDSIASYSKIGADDMLSTLNVTNENAALLTSDLLKITTKILDGEGVLGALITDSLLTKDIKETLYNLKQTTKGTDQAAVKLNKLLSKINFEDSAAGVLLNDTIAGNQVKKVFNNLEESSKSILEITKTLDEMVLEIKQKESTFNYLTKDEELPKIIDSTMLNIKEASEKLNENMEALKHNFFFKGYFKKQERLEKKEAKKNQNNEN is encoded by the coding sequence ATGAAACAAACAATATCTCAAAAAATAAAAGTTGGTACATTTGTAATTCTTGGCACAATTATTTTAGTAGCAGCGTTATATTTTATTGGAAATAAGCAACATATATTTAGTAAAAACATTAAAGTTTACAGTGTTTTTCAGAATGTAAATGGTTTACAATTGGGAAATAATGTACGCTATTCTGGGATCAATATAGGTACTGTTAGCCAAATAGAAATGATAAACAATGCACAAATTGTGGTGCAAATGTTAGTAGAAGAGAAAACAGGAGCATTTATTAAAAAAGATGCTATTGCAACTATTGGTTCAGATGGATTAGTTGGTAGCATGGTTGTTAATATTATTCCAGGAAAAAAAAACTTAGCTGTTATTATCTCTGGGGATTCAATTGCATCTTATAGTAAAATTGGAGCAGACGATATGCTATCTACCTTAAATGTAACGAACGAAAATGCCGCACTTTTAACGTCTGATTTATTAAAAATTACCACTAAAATTTTAGATGGCGAGGGAGTTTTAGGAGCATTAATTACAGATTCATTACTTACAAAAGATATAAAAGAAACACTCTATAATTTAAAACAAACAACTAAAGGCACAGATCAAGCAGCTGTAAAATTAAATAAACTATTATCTAAAATTAATTTTGAAGATAGTGCAGCTGGTGTTTTACTAAACGATACTATAGCAGGTAATCAAGTTAAAAAGGTGTTTAATAATTTAGAAGAATCTAGTAAATCTATTTTAGAAATCACTAAAACTTTAGATGAAATGGTTTTAGAAATAAAACAAAAAGAAAGCACTTTTAATTATCTAACTAAGGACGAAGAGCTTCCAAAAATTATAGACTCAACAATGTTAAATATTAAAGAAGCTTCAGAAAAATTAAATGAAAACATGGAAGCTTTAAAACATAATTTTTTCTTTAAAGGTTACTTTAAAAAACAAGAGCGATTAGAAAAAAAAGAGGCTAAAAAAAATCAAAATAATGAAAATTGA